A window of Flavobacterium flavigenum contains these coding sequences:
- a CDS encoding NHLP leader peptide family RiPP precursor produces the protein MELFNDQKILESIVKKAWDDPVFKSNLIASPIQTLESFLGKPIQLPEGKTISVIDKSNASAIYISIPVNPEIIMEDAELSEEQLDYISGGGGDGQTPPIIVK, from the coding sequence ATGGAATTATTTAATGATCAGAAAATTTTGGAATCCATTGTAAAAAAAGCGTGGGATGATCCAGTTTTTAAAAGTAATTTGATAGCTAGTCCAATTCAAACGCTTGAAAGCTTTTTAGGAAAGCCAATCCAGCTTCCTGAGGGAAAAACTATTAGTGTTATAGATAAGTCAAACGCATCTGCCATTTATATTAGTATACCGGTTAATCCAGAGATAATCATGGAAGATGCAGAATTATCCGAAGAACAATTAGACTACATTTCAGGTGGAGGCGGAGATGGACAAACTCCTCCAATTATTGTTAAATAG
- a CDS encoding glycoside hydrolase family 43 protein, translated as MPEDSIEHINFEVINKIAISEPLVKHMYTADPSAHVFNGKIYIYPSHDIDAGIPFNDNGDHFGMEDYHVFSMESIDSEVIDNGVALHVKDVPWAEKQMWAPDAACKNGKYYLYFPAKRVDGIFQIGVAISDFPTGPFIPEPEAIKGSYSIDPAVFEDEDGKFYLYFGGIWGGQLQKYRNNKFSEENEEPGENEPALGPIVGMLTEDMTQFNESPREIKILDKNGDVLLAGNNEQRFFEGPWMHKYNGKYYFSYSTGDTHFICYAIGDNPYGPFTYQGRILNPVIGWTSHHSICEVDGKWYLFYHDSSLSKGVTHLRSIKVTEITYNEDGSINTIDPYRKEM; from the coding sequence ATGCCTGAGGATAGCATTGAACACATTAATTTTGAGGTAATCAATAAAATTGCCATATCAGAACCATTAGTTAAACATATGTACACGGCCGATCCTTCGGCACATGTATTTAACGGAAAAATTTATATATATCCATCGCATGACATTGATGCCGGGATTCCTTTTAACGATAACGGTGACCATTTTGGTATGGAGGATTATCATGTGTTCTCTATGGAAAGTATAGATTCTGAAGTAATAGATAATGGAGTTGCATTGCATGTGAAAGATGTTCCATGGGCTGAGAAACAAATGTGGGCTCCTGATGCTGCCTGTAAGAATGGTAAATATTATTTGTATTTTCCGGCCAAACGTGTTGACGGAATTTTCCAGATTGGAGTTGCTATAAGCGATTTTCCTACCGGGCCATTTATTCCTGAGCCGGAAGCAATTAAGGGGAGTTATTCAATTGATCCTGCAGTTTTTGAAGACGAAGATGGAAAATTTTATCTTTATTTTGGAGGAATCTGGGGTGGCCAGCTTCAAAAATACCGAAACAATAAATTCTCTGAAGAAAATGAAGAGCCGGGTGAAAATGAGCCTGCATTAGGACCAATAGTAGGGATGCTTACAGAGGATATGACTCAATTTAATGAGTCTCCCAGAGAAATTAAAATTCTTGATAAAAATGGCGATGTATTATTAGCTGGAAATAATGAGCAGCGTTTCTTTGAAGGTCCATGGATGCACAAATACAATGGTAAATATTATTTTTCATATTCTACTGGTGATACTCACTTTATTTGTTATGCAATTGGTGACAATCCATATGGGCCATTTACGTATCAGGGGCGAATTCTGAATCCTGTAATTGGCTGGACTTCACATCATTCTATCTGTGAAGTAGATGGAAAATGGTATCTTTTTTATCATGATTCCAGTCTTTCAAAAGGTGTAACCCATTTGAGATCGATAAAAGTAACTGAAATTACTTATAATGAAGATGGTTCAATAAATACAATTGATCCATACAGAAAAGAAATGTAA
- the xylA gene encoding xylose isomerase, producing MITLGNKEYYKGIGEIKFEGAASDNPLAFKYYNPDQVVAGKTMREHFRFAIAYWHTFCGQGSDPFGPGTQNFAWDQSSDPYQAAKDKADAAFEFISKMGFDYFCFHDYDLIAEGPTFAESEKRLAFITEYLKEKKAASGIKLLWGTSNCFSNPRFMNGAATNPDFNVVARAGGQVKLALDATIALDGENYVFWGGREGYMSLLNTDMGRELDHMARFLTMSRDYARAQGFKGTFFIEPKPMEPSKHQYDFDSATAIGFLKEYGLDKDFKINIEVNHATLAQHTFQHEIEVAAKAGMLGSIDANRGDYQNGWDTDQFPNNIQETTEAMLVFLKAGGLQGGGVNFDAKIRRNSTDLEDVFLAHIGGADTFARALLTADKIITSSPYEKLRKERYSSFDSGKGKDFADGKLNLKDLYDIANQNGELTLQSGKQELFENIINQYI from the coding sequence ATGATAACTTTAGGAAATAAAGAATACTACAAAGGTATTGGCGAAATTAAATTTGAGGGTGCAGCATCTGACAACCCATTAGCATTTAAATATTACAATCCGGATCAGGTTGTAGCAGGAAAAACAATGCGTGAACACTTTAGATTTGCGATTGCTTACTGGCATACTTTCTGCGGACAAGGAAGCGATCCATTCGGACCAGGGACACAAAATTTTGCATGGGATCAGTCTTCAGATCCTTATCAGGCTGCAAAAGATAAGGCAGATGCTGCTTTTGAATTTATCAGCAAAATGGGATTTGATTATTTCTGTTTCCACGATTACGATTTGATTGCTGAGGGACCAACTTTCGCAGAATCAGAAAAACGTTTGGCATTCATTACAGAATACTTAAAAGAGAAAAAAGCAGCATCAGGGATTAAATTGCTTTGGGGAACTTCAAACTGTTTCTCAAACCCAAGATTCATGAACGGAGCGGCTACAAACCCAGATTTTAATGTTGTGGCAAGAGCCGGTGGACAAGTAAAATTAGCTTTGGATGCTACAATTGCCCTTGATGGGGAAAACTATGTATTCTGGGGAGGTAGAGAAGGTTATATGTCTTTATTAAACACAGATATGGGAAGAGAATTAGACCACATGGCACGATTCTTAACAATGTCAAGAGATTACGCAAGAGCACAAGGTTTTAAAGGAACTTTCTTTATTGAGCCAAAACCAATGGAACCATCTAAACACCAATACGATTTTGACTCTGCAACAGCAATTGGATTCTTAAAAGAGTACGGCTTAGACAAAGATTTTAAAATCAACATTGAAGTAAATCACGCTACATTGGCTCAGCATACTTTCCAGCATGAAATTGAAGTTGCTGCAAAAGCAGGTATGTTAGGTAGTATTGATGCAAACAGAGGTGATTACCAAAATGGTTGGGATACGGACCAATTTCCAAATAACATTCAGGAAACAACTGAAGCGATGTTGGTATTCTTAAAAGCTGGCGGATTGCAAGGTGGTGGAGTTAATTTTGATGCTAAAATAAGAAGAAACTCTACAGATTTAGAAGATGTTTTCTTAGCACACATTGGCGGTGCAGATACTTTTGCAAGAGCATTACTGACAGCTGATAAAATCATCACTTCTTCTCCTTACGAGAAATTAAGAAAAGAAAGATACAGCTCATTCGATTCAGGAAAAGGTAAAGATTTTGCTGATGGAAAGTTAAACCTTAAAGATTTATACGATATCGCAAACCAAAATGGAGAACTAACTCTTCAAAGCGGTAAACAGGAATTGTTTGAAAACATCATCAATCAATACATTTAA
- a CDS encoding class IIb bacteriocin, lactobin A/cerein 7B family, producing MEITLEQKLNSQVVQKAWEDKQYMNELIANPVEAIEKLTGHKISLPKGQKLVVVDQSDASTVYFNVPRKLDINSLELTEEQLEQVAGGVLPLILYGVCVGIAIYAASHQ from the coding sequence ATGGAAATTACATTAGAACAAAAATTGAATTCACAGGTTGTACAGAAAGCATGGGAAGATAAACAGTATATGAATGAGTTAATAGCTAATCCTGTAGAAGCAATAGAAAAATTAACCGGGCATAAAATTAGTTTGCCTAAAGGACAAAAGCTAGTAGTAGTAGATCAGTCTGATGCTTCTACAGTTTACTTCAACGTTCCAAGAAAATTAGATATTAACAGTTTGGAATTAACTGAAGAACAATTAGAACAGGTAGCAGGCGGAGTCTTACCATTAATTCTGTATGGGGTTTGTGTTGGGATTGCAATTTATGCAGCATCACATCAATAA
- the fsa gene encoding fructose-6-phosphate aldolase has product MKFFIDTANLEDIKEAQAMGVLDGVTTNPSLMAKEGITGKDNILKHYLDICNIVDGDVSAEVISTDYEGMVREGEELAALHKQIVVKLPMIGDGVKACKYFSSKGIRTNVTLVFSAGQALLAAKAGATYVSPFLGRLDDVSTDGMNLIAEIRQIYDNYNYETQILSASVRHTMHIVNCAKIGSDVMTGPLSAIKGLLKHPLTDIGLKQFVEDAKKMNL; this is encoded by the coding sequence ATGAAATTTTTTATAGACACCGCAAATTTAGAAGATATTAAAGAAGCCCAGGCTATGGGAGTTTTAGACGGGGTTACAACAAATCCTTCATTGATGGCCAAAGAAGGCATTACAGGAAAAGATAACATTTTGAAGCATTATCTTGATATTTGCAATATTGTTGATGGAGATGTTTCTGCCGAAGTTATTTCTACAGATTATGAAGGAATGGTTAGGGAAGGAGAAGAACTGGCAGCTTTACATAAACAGATTGTTGTAAAACTACCTATGATTGGCGATGGCGTAAAAGCCTGCAAATATTTTTCTTCAAAAGGAATCAGAACGAATGTGACTTTGGTATTCTCGGCAGGTCAGGCGTTATTAGCTGCAAAAGCAGGGGCTACTTATGTTTCTCCTTTTTTAGGAAGATTGGATGATGTTTCTACAGATGGGATGAATCTAATTGCCGAAATCAGACAGATTTATGACAATTATAATTATGAAACACAGATACTTTCAGCCTCTGTAAGGCATACCATGCATATTGTAAATTGTGCCAAAATCGGATCAGATGTGATGACCGGACCTTTGTCTGCAATTAAAGGTTTATTAAAACATCCACTTACAGATATTGGTTTAAAACAATTTGTTGAAGATGCAAAAAAAATGAATCTGTAA
- a CDS encoding GntR family transcriptional regulator, with amino-acid sequence MLKEEQEKFVFVINHDSDIPKYQQLVNGINNAIAENILQKGDLLPSVNAICKENQLSRDTVFKAYSILKDQKIIDSVPNKGYYVSGETRKVLLVLDTFKAYKEVLYHSFVNNLPDNIITDVQFHHYNIEVFKTIINNSVGKYYKYVVMNFDDKEVSSTLSAISNDKLLLIDWNIHSKKENNYVFQDFGKAFYTALKEAVDLFKKYKSICFVYPDYTNHPKETLESFKKFCTDFNFKNEISTDPKNFNIEKGVAYISISDRILGHFLEQCKEKEFEPGQDVGFLSYNETPMKKFIYKGISVISTDFKEIGTKAAAFITNDEVVQCYVPTSLILRESL; translated from the coding sequence ATGCTAAAGGAAGAACAGGAAAAGTTTGTATTTGTAATTAATCATGATAGTGATATTCCGAAATACCAGCAATTGGTTAACGGCATAAATAATGCAATTGCAGAGAATATTTTACAAAAAGGGGATTTGCTTCCGTCCGTAAATGCCATTTGCAAAGAAAATCAGTTGTCAAGAGATACTGTTTTTAAAGCATATTCAATTTTAAAAGATCAGAAAATAATTGATTCTGTTCCTAATAAAGGATATTATGTTTCAGGCGAAACAAGAAAAGTGCTTTTGGTATTAGATACTTTCAAAGCATATAAAGAGGTTTTATATCACTCATTTGTGAATAATCTACCGGATAATATTATTACTGATGTACAATTTCATCATTATAATATTGAAGTTTTTAAAACGATTATCAATAATAGTGTCGGAAAGTATTATAAATATGTAGTAATGAATTTTGATGATAAAGAGGTGTCATCAACTTTGTCGGCTATTTCGAATGATAAATTGCTTTTGATTGACTGGAATATACATTCGAAAAAAGAAAATAATTATGTTTTTCAGGATTTTGGAAAAGCATTTTACACTGCATTAAAAGAAGCAGTTGATTTGTTTAAAAAATATAAAAGCATCTGTTTTGTTTATCCGGATTACACGAATCATCCAAAAGAAACACTGGAGAGCTTTAAGAAATTCTGTACCGATTTTAATTTTAAAAATGAAATTAGTACAGATCCGAAAAACTTTAATATTGAAAAAGGAGTCGCTTATATAAGTATCAGTGACCGCATTTTAGGGCATTTTTTAGAACAATGTAAAGAGAAAGAATTTGAGCCTGGTCAGGATGTTGGCTTTTTGTCTTATAATGAAACGCCAATGAAAAAATTTATTTATAAAGGAATTTCAGTTATTTCAACTGATTTTAAAGAAATAGGAACAAAAGCGGCAGCATTTATTACAAATGACGAAGTAGTTCAGTGTTACGTACCAACAAGTTTAATATTAAGAGAATCATTATAA
- a CDS encoding NHLP leader peptide family RiPP precursor, with protein MEITQEQKLYAEIVQKAWDDAEFKKKLITNPVEVIENFTGKKLNLPAGKTIIVRDQTDESAVYINIPAAPKSVDAQLSDAQLEAVAGGIIGPGGCIPMPGPWIPTPTFPKDIFIL; from the coding sequence ATGGAAATTACACAAGAACAAAAGTTGTACGCAGAAATTGTACAAAAAGCATGGGATGATGCTGAATTCAAAAAAAAATTAATAACAAACCCAGTTGAAGTCATTGAAAATTTTACAGGAAAAAAATTGAATTTGCCTGCAGGCAAAACGATTATTGTAAGGGATCAGACAGATGAGTCTGCTGTTTATATTAATATTCCTGCAGCTCCAAAATCAGTAGATGCGCAATTGAGTGATGCACAACTTGAAGCTGTTGCTGGTGGTATAATAGGTCCTGGAGGATGTATCCCAATGCCAGGTCCATGGATACCAACTCCAACTTTTCCAAAAGATATATTTATATTATAA
- a CDS encoding HesA/MoeB/ThiF family protein — MEKRHERNRLYINKEDQELIKKTHILLAGAGIGSVIAECLLRLGFETLTIIDGDTVELSNLNRQNYTEKDISTDKAEALKERLLLINSEAKITIHNCFLTTDNVGQYIKDHKIAINALDFTSDVPLLFDSLCQKKNIPVLHPYNLGWAALVLVISKKSGLHILEKQNERFNELNVVDYVSNYMRNSGNPQEWLEEIVDRYKKEKKKLPPPQLSVASWQAAAVCTSISFDIATNKSVKTFPEFYFTTIG, encoded by the coding sequence ATGGAAAAAAGACATGAAAGAAACCGGCTTTATATCAATAAAGAAGATCAGGAATTAATAAAAAAAACTCACATACTTTTAGCTGGAGCCGGTATTGGCAGTGTCATCGCCGAATGTTTATTAAGATTAGGTTTTGAAACTTTGACGATAATTGATGGTGATACTGTAGAACTATCCAACTTAAACAGACAGAATTATACTGAAAAAGATATATCAACAGATAAAGCAGAAGCCCTTAAGGAAAGGTTGCTTTTAATTAATAGTGAAGCAAAAATTACTATTCATAATTGTTTTTTAACGACTGATAATGTTGGCCAATATATTAAAGACCATAAAATAGCTATCAATGCACTGGACTTCACTTCAGATGTTCCGCTACTGTTTGATTCTCTATGTCAAAAGAAAAATATACCAGTCTTGCACCCATATAATTTAGGCTGGGCAGCACTTGTTCTTGTAATTTCAAAAAAATCTGGTTTACATATTTTAGAAAAACAAAACGAAAGATTCAATGAACTAAATGTTGTAGATTACGTTTCAAATTATATGAGAAATTCTGGAAATCCACAGGAATGGCTCGAAGAAATAGTTGATAGATATAAAAAGGAGAAGAAAAAACTCCCTCCGCCTCAGTTATCCGTTGCATCATGGCAGGCAGCAGCTGTCTGTACTTCAATCTCTTTTGACATTGCTACGAATAAATCTGTAAAAACATTTCCAGAGTTTTATTTTACAACGATTGGATAG
- a CDS encoding tetratricopeptide repeat protein, whose translation MKILHTYFQFLFFLTYGISFYAYPKTIVTHKRIVQPIAENKKTADSLLNIGIKYQDTGKFLEAMVLFEKCLSLYQKLGDQKGIGDSFNKIATTYYYQGDYLKALSYYKKCKEIYEKIDFKKGVSSALNNMGAVYYYLGNYPKALEFYNQAIKIQKKIGDKKIIAATTQNIGGIYIDIKDYTNAMIYSQKAKAIYKELKDSTGISHNLNGAGKIYMMQKQYTKAYSYFNQALKIADEINDQQKKIEVLYNLGELFHTQGDLIKSLSYYNSCLKWAQKINSLQYTAISQVAIGTTLNQLGKNDKAIEKCKMGLKIAENLGALSVKKEACKCLYQAYKSSGNSKSALNFYEKSNAYNDSLKSEETSNKILNMEFQKAMLMDSIAYVTKEHTLEIKHKEEVQKKEKQKNLIIISLGFIILITIALWNRLNYVRKSREALKIEKDRSEKLLLNILPEEIAEELKEKGFVNARDFNLVSILFTDFKSFTQTAEKMSPQDLVEEINVCFKAFDLISDKYDIEKIKTIGDSYMAAGGIPNPDENSLKNIVLAGLEMQEFMIERKNQNSVINKPAFEMRLGIHAGPIVAGIVGVKKFQYDVWGDTVNTASRVESNGMAGKVNISESLYNLIKQEKSFQFEYRGNIYAKGKGEIKMYFVSKQDMIVDENSILIDEIHI comes from the coding sequence ATGAAAATTTTACATACATATTTTCAGTTTCTTTTTTTTCTGACTTATGGAATAAGTTTTTATGCGTATCCAAAAACAATTGTGACACATAAGCGTATCGTACAACCTATTGCCGAAAATAAGAAAACAGCTGATAGTTTGTTAAATATAGGAATTAAATATCAGGATACAGGCAAGTTTTTAGAAGCAATGGTTTTGTTTGAAAAATGCCTGAGTTTATATCAAAAATTAGGTGATCAAAAAGGTATTGGGGATAGCTTTAATAAAATTGCAACCACATATTATTATCAGGGAGATTATTTAAAAGCCCTTTCTTACTATAAGAAATGCAAAGAAATTTATGAAAAAATTGATTTCAAAAAAGGGGTTTCTTCAGCATTAAATAATATGGGGGCTGTTTATTATTATTTAGGAAATTATCCAAAGGCATTAGAATTTTATAATCAGGCCATAAAAATTCAAAAAAAAATTGGAGACAAAAAAATAATTGCTGCAACAACTCAAAATATTGGAGGTATATATATTGATATTAAAGACTACACTAATGCAATGATTTACTCCCAAAAAGCCAAAGCTATTTATAAAGAGCTAAAAGATTCAACAGGAATCTCTCATAACTTAAATGGTGCAGGAAAAATTTACATGATGCAGAAGCAATATACTAAGGCCTACAGTTACTTTAATCAGGCTTTGAAAATTGCTGATGAGATAAATGATCAACAAAAAAAGATAGAAGTACTTTATAATTTAGGAGAACTATTTCACACCCAGGGCGATCTTATAAAGTCCTTATCCTATTATAATAGCTGTCTAAAGTGGGCACAAAAAATTAATAGTTTACAATATACAGCTATTTCGCAAGTCGCTATTGGTACTACATTAAATCAATTGGGTAAAAATGACAAAGCCATTGAAAAATGTAAAATGGGACTTAAAATTGCAGAAAACTTAGGAGCCTTATCAGTAAAAAAAGAAGCTTGTAAATGTCTTTATCAAGCTTATAAGTCTTCTGGCAATTCTAAATCGGCTCTTAATTTTTATGAAAAATCTAATGCTTACAATGATAGCTTAAAGTCTGAAGAAACATCTAATAAGATATTGAATATGGAATTTCAGAAGGCTATGTTGATGGATAGCATTGCCTATGTAACAAAAGAGCATACTCTTGAAATTAAACATAAAGAAGAAGTTCAAAAGAAGGAAAAGCAAAAAAATCTAATTATTATTTCTCTGGGTTTTATAATATTGATAACAATTGCTTTATGGAATAGGCTAAACTATGTTCGAAAATCCAGAGAGGCATTAAAAATTGAAAAAGACCGTTCAGAAAAGCTTTTACTAAATATCCTACCTGAAGAAATAGCTGAAGAATTAAAAGAAAAAGGTTTTGTTAACGCCAGGGATTTTAATTTGGTTTCAATTCTTTTTACCGATTTTAAATCCTTTACGCAAACTGCCGAAAAAATGTCACCACAAGATCTTGTAGAAGAAATAAATGTTTGTTTTAAAGCCTTCGACTTGATCTCTGATAAATATGATATCGAAAAAATAAAAACTATAGGCGACTCTTATATGGCTGCCGGAGGGATACCAAACCCAGACGAGAACTCGCTAAAAAATATCGTTTTGGCGGGATTAGAAATGCAGGAATTTATGATAGAAAGAAAAAATCAGAATTCAGTTATAAATAAGCCGGCTTTTGAAATGCGTCTTGGTATACATGCTGGACCAATTGTTGCCGGTATTGTTGGGGTCAAAAAGTTTCAATATGATGTTTGGGGAGATACCGTAAATACTGCCAGCAGGGTAGAGAGTAACGGAATGGCCGGTAAAGTTAATATAAGTGAGTCTTTATACAATCTTATCAAACAGGAGAAAAGCTTCCAATTTGAGTACCGTGGAAACATTTATGCTAAAGGAAAAGGAGAAATCAAAATGTATTTCGTTTCAAAACAAGATATGATTGTCGATGAAAATAGTATTTTAATCGATGAAATACATATTTAA
- a CDS encoding NHLP leader peptide family RiPP precursor — MEFSQEQKMYAEIVQKAWEDAEFKKELIANPVATIEKFIGKELNLPEGKTLVVRDQTDESAVYINIPAAKQLEDVELSADQLESVAGGLQTIAIWPPISVVPKWPPIICFPPGPEPELL; from the coding sequence ATGGAATTTTCACAAGAACAAAAAATGTATGCTGAAATTGTGCAAAAAGCATGGGAAGATGCTGAATTTAAAAAAGAATTAATAGCTAACCCAGTCGCTACAATTGAAAAATTTATTGGTAAAGAATTGAATTTACCAGAAGGAAAAACATTAGTGGTAAGAGATCAGACAGATGAATCTGCGGTTTATATTAATATTCCTGCAGCAAAACAACTGGAAGATGTTGAATTAAGCGCAGATCAATTAGAGTCAGTAGCCGGAGGATTACAGACTATTGCAATCTGGCCTCCAATTTCAGTAGTCCCAAAATGGCCTCCTATTATTTGCTTTCCTCCAGGGCCAGAACCAGAACTATTATAA
- a CDS encoding xylulokinase has product MYYIGYDIGSSSVKVGLVEAATGKKVIVLNEPQNEMEISSLQPDWAEQDPEMWWQYICTATKRAIKEANIDASKIQGIGISYQMHGLVIVDKDGNPLRNSIIWCDSRAVEIGNKAYTEIGAEKCAEHLLNSPGNFTASKLKWVKENEPQVYSKIAKYMLPGDYIALKLTGEVTTTKNGLSEGMLWDYKENKVADWLLDYYGIDQSLTPNIVENFTNQGIVTEKGSQESGLPVGIPIVYRAGDQPNNALSLNVLRPGEVAATGGTSGVFYAVTETNSGKSTRVNNFVHVNYSESNPRVGKLLNINGAGIQYRWMRNNIGSESYEEMNEKASQINVGSQGLVVIPFGNGAERMFNNKNIGSHILNLNFNIHTNAHLYRASLEAIAFSFVYGMECLKDDNATINVIRAGNDNLFRSEIFSNTVATLIGHEIEIYNTTGAVGAARAVGLTDGDFEKFGSAITTNDHVMTFLPLKNKEEYEKAYQNWKKELEILLTNK; this is encoded by the coding sequence ATGTATTATATAGGATATGATATCGGAAGCTCTTCGGTCAAGGTTGGCCTGGTGGAAGCAGCAACGGGGAAAAAAGTAATTGTATTAAACGAGCCGCAAAACGAAATGGAAATTTCGTCATTACAGCCAGACTGGGCAGAACAGGATCCTGAAATGTGGTGGCAGTACATTTGTACAGCAACGAAAAGAGCAATCAAGGAAGCTAATATTGACGCTTCTAAAATTCAGGGAATTGGTATTTCGTATCAAATGCACGGACTGGTTATTGTCGACAAAGATGGGAATCCGCTACGTAACTCTATTATCTGGTGTGACAGTCGCGCTGTTGAAATTGGAAACAAAGCTTATACTGAAATAGGAGCTGAAAAATGTGCTGAACATTTGTTGAATTCGCCAGGGAATTTTACTGCTTCAAAATTGAAATGGGTTAAAGAAAATGAACCTCAGGTTTATAGTAAAATTGCTAAATACATGCTTCCTGGAGATTACATCGCTTTGAAATTGACCGGCGAGGTAACAACAACTAAAAATGGGTTGTCTGAAGGAATGCTTTGGGATTACAAAGAAAATAAAGTAGCGGACTGGCTTTTGGATTATTACGGAATTGATCAGTCCCTGACACCAAATATTGTAGAGAACTTTACAAATCAGGGAATTGTTACCGAAAAAGGTTCACAGGAATCAGGACTTCCTGTTGGAATTCCGATTGTTTACAGAGCAGGAGATCAGCCTAACAACGCATTATCACTTAATGTATTGCGTCCGGGAGAAGTCGCGGCAACAGGAGGTACATCTGGAGTTTTTTATGCAGTTACTGAAACCAATTCGGGTAAAAGTACTCGTGTAAACAACTTCGTACATGTAAATTATTCCGAATCAAATCCGAGAGTTGGAAAATTGCTGAATATAAACGGAGCCGGAATCCAATACAGATGGATGCGTAACAACATAGGAAGTGAATCATATGAAGAGATGAATGAAAAAGCATCTCAGATAAATGTTGGTTCACAAGGATTAGTTGTAATTCCGTTTGGGAATGGGGCTGAAAGAATGTTCAACAATAAAAACATTGGATCTCATATTTTAAACCTGAATTTTAATATTCATACAAACGCACATTTATACAGGGCATCTTTAGAGGCAATTGCGTTTTCTTTTGTATACGGAATGGAATGTCTGAAAGATGATAATGCCACAATTAATGTGATCAGAGCGGGGAATGATAATTTATTCCGTTCAGAAATTTTCTCCAATACAGTTGCAACATTAATTGGACACGAAATAGAAATTTACAATACGACCGGAGCTGTTGGAGCAGCCAGAGCAGTTGGCTTAACTGACGGTGATTTCGAAAAATTTGGTTCAGCAATTACAACTAATGATCATGTAATGACCTTTTTACCTTTAAAAAATAAAGAAGAATATGAAAAGGCTTACCAAAACTGGAAAAAAGAATTAGAAATACTATTAACAAATAAATAA